A segment of the Longimicrobium sp. genome:
CGGCGACGTGTGGGCGGTGGGCGAGGCGCGGGTGCAGGTGTCGCAGCCGCGCATTCCCTGCTGGAAGATCGCGCGGCGCTGGGGGATGAAGGACCTGTCCGCGCGCGTGCAGCGGACGCGGCGCACCGGCTGGTACCTGCGCGTGCTGCACGAGGGCCACGTGGTGGCGGGCGACGAGATCGTGCTGCTGGAGCGCCCGCACCCCGGCTGGACGGTGCGCCGCGCCAGCGACGTCCTCTACACCCGCCCGCACAGCGTGGACGACGTGCGCGCCCTGGCCTCGGTCGCCGCGCTGGCGCCGGGGCTGGCCACCGTGCTCGCCCGCTACTTCGCCCAGGCCGAAGCGCCGCCCGACGAGCCGCGCCTGGTGGGTCCCAACGCCGGCGCGGCGTGACGAGGACGCGCGCGCTCGCCCTCCTCGCCGCGGGGATGGCGATCGGCGGCGGCGCCGTGGCGCTCGCGGGGCCGCATCGTCCTCCCCCTCTCCCGGCCGCCGCGTCCCGTCCCGCGCGGGCGGCCGCGTGGCGCGATCCGTCGCCGCACACCGCGCGGATGGTGCGCACCGCGCCGGGCGTGCGGCTGGAGGTGCTGGACTGGGGTGGAGATGGGCCGCCGCTGGTGTTGCTGGCCGGCTCGGGGAACACGGCGCACGTGTTCGACGGCTTCGCGCCGCGGTTCACGCGCGGCTTTCACGTCGTCGGCATCACGCGGCGCGGGTTCGGCGCATCGTGCTGCCCGGCGGGGGGATACGACTCGCCCACGCTGGCGGCCGACGTCGTCGCGGTGCTGGACTCGCTGGGGATCGCGCGGGCGTCGTTCGCGGCGCACTCGTTCGGCGGCAGCGAGCTGAACTGGCTGGCGGTGCACGCGCCGGAGCGCGTGGAGCGGCTGGTGTATCTCGACGCGGGCGTGGACTTCGCGGAACTGTTCGCCGGGCCGGAATGGCTGAACGGTCCCTTCCCGCGCCCCTCGTTCGAGGGCTTCCGCAACGTCCCCGCCGACGTGACGCGGTGGCTGCGGGCCTTCGCGGGGCCGGGCTACCCCGAGTCCGAGGTGCGCGCCACCAGCCGCGTCGAGCCGGACGGCACCCTGGGCGCGACGCTGCGGGTCGACTCCGCCGACCAGAAGCTGCGGGGCGGCGCCCGGCGTGCCGAATTCAAGCGGATTCGCGCGCCGGTGCTCGCCATCTACGCCGCGCCGCGCACCGCCGGGGAGAAGTATCCGTGGATGGCGGAGCTGGACGACGAGAAGCGCGCCGTCACGGAGCGGCGCTTCGCCGTCGAGGAACGCATCCTGGCCCGCCAGCGCGAGCGCTTCCGCCGCGAGGTGCCGCACGTCACGGTGGTCGAGGTCGCGGGCGGGCGGCACTACATCTTCCTCACCCATCCGGGGGTCGTGGAGGAGCGGATGCGCCGGTTCCTCTCGCACCGCTGACCGCATCCGCACGCGAAGAGGGCTCCCGCCGCGACGGGAGCCCTCTTCGCATCTCCATCTCCATCTCCATCTGCCGTCATACCGCATTCCGGATCGCTCGTGCAATCCGGCAGCGGACGTGCGACCTCGCTCATAGATCCTTCGGCCTGCAACCTCTTGTCTGGACACTGGTTGCAGCGTGGTCGGCCTCAGGATGACGTCTCTCTGTGCGTTTTGCGCCTGCTCGATGATCGCTGAATCCTAGCAATCAGCTCGGGAGCGGGCTGCGGTCGCGGAAGTAGTCGATCACGGCCTTGCCGATGGTTTCGGCCTTGTAGTGCATGGTCACGCTCTTGGCCACCCAGCCGATGATGGGGATGACGCCGATGGCCTCGGCCGCCACGGCGCCGGTGATGGAGCCCAGCACGCCGCCCAGGTGCGTCTTCAGCGCGTCCTCGTCGAACGCGGGGATGCCGAACGCCTCGCCCACCTGGCGGATCATCACCACGTCGGCGGCGCCCAGCGCGATGCTGGCGCCGGGGATCCAGCCGGTGAACAGCGCCGTCTTGGCCCAGCGGTCCACGATCGTCCGTGCCCGGGCCTCCGCCTCCGTTTTCGTCGCAGCCGCGCTCATCGCTCGCCTTTCATCGTGTGGGTCCGCCCGCCGCCCTCCGGCCGGCCGTCGCACCACCCTACTCGATTCGCCCCCCGGTAGTTTCGCACTTCCGCACTTCCGCACTCCCGCACTTCCTCAGTCCCCGCTGTACATCGCCTCCAGCTCGTACACCGCCTCGGCGGGGCCAATCACGATCAGCGTCTCGCCGGGGGCCACCACGCGCTCGGCGTCGGGGTTCAGCACGAAGCCGCCGCCGGGCTCGCGCACCGCCAGGATGCTCACGTTGCGCACGCGGCGCAGGTCGCACCCGGCCACCGTCTGCCCCGCGAAGGGCGATTGGGGCTCGATGGTGATCTGCCCCACGTCGATGGCGATCTGCACGCCGAACGAGAAGATCTCGTTGAACAGGTCGTGCACCGCGGGCCGCAGCAGCGCCAAAGCCAGCCGGTGCCCGCCGATGGCGTCGGGCGTGACCACGCGGTCGGCGCCGGCGCGGCGCAGCTTGGGCTCGCTGGACTCGCTGTTGGCGCGAGCCACGATCAGCAGCTCGGGGTTCAGCCCCCGCGCGCTGAGGACCGCGAGGACGTTGCTGGCGTCGCTGTCCAGCGCCGACACCAGGCCGCGGGCGCGCTCCACGCCGGCGGTGCGCAGCACCTCGTCCTGCGTGGCGTCGCCGATCACGTGGGGGATGTTCTCGGCCAGGAAGGTCTCCTCGATCGCCTCTTCCCAGTCGATCACCACGAACGGCTCGCCGCGGGCGCGCAGGTCGCGCTCGATGCGCGTGCCCAGCCGGCCGTGCCCGCAGATCACGTAATGGTCGCGCAGCCCCGCGAGCGACTGTCTCATCCGCCTCCTCTGCACCGAGAGCCACAGCGTCTGCCCCAGCATCACCTCCACCGCGCGCGTGGCGGCCCACGCGCCGGTGCCCACGCCGACCAGGATCAGCCCCATCGTGAACACGCGGCCGGCGGGCGTCAGCGGCCGCACCTCGCCGAAGCCCACGGTGGCCACGGTGATCACCGTCATGTACGCCGAGTCCAGCCACCCCAGCCGCTCGATCCAGTGGTAGCCCAGCGTGCCCGACACCATCACCGCCAGCAGCAGCAGGAGCGACGCCTGGAACTGCCGCACCGGGTCCTCGAGCGAGGTCCGCAGCCGGTGCATGGGCGGCGGCCGGGTCACGCGGCGCGGGCTGGGCGCGCGCACCACCCCCAGCCGGCGCTGGCGCTCCGAGCCCTTGCGGCGGTTGCGGCGTTCGTCAGGCGGCATGCATCGCGGTGGGCATCATGTCGCGGTTCTGGAGATGAGCGGGGCCGGCTCGTGCCCGGGCTGGCCGGCCCGGTCTCAGCCTGGCCAGCTTGGCCTCAGCTTTGGCCCCGGCGAATGAATTCGCGGCAACAACAGCACAAAGTCCGCCTTCGCGAACTCCCTCCTCACCCTCGTGGCGAGGTCTCGCCGCCGGAGAATTCCCCGCGCTGAGTTCTCCCCTCCCCCGCGGAGCGGGCGGAGGGGCCGGGGGAGGGGGCCAGCCGGGCGGGCAGGATCCATCCTTCCCGAGCCGTCGCCTCTCCTCGCTATGAGGGCTCCCGGCGCGCAGCGCCCCCGCCGTGCCGCCCCGCGATGATCTCCATGCGAATTCGAGTCCGCCGGGGATGGTCACTCCCCGAAGTACGCCACCTCCGCCAGCGGCTCGCCGCCCAGAACCACCGCGCGCACCGCATCCCCCGGCCGCAGCTCGGAGCCGGCGGGGATGATCCCCAGCGCGTCCGCGGTGGCCATCGAGGTGCCGATGCCGGAGCCCTGCGCGCCCGTCAGCCGCACGTACGCGGTGCCATCCTCCATCTCGATCTTCAATCGGGGGATCTGGAGGAGCTCGCCGCGCGCGCTGATGGGGTCGCGGGCGACGGCGCGGACGACCCGTTGGTAGATGCGGGTGCGGCCGCACATCCGCAGCAGCGCGGGGCGCACGAACAGCTCGAACGTCACCATCGTCGACACGGGGTTGCCGGGGAGGCCGAACCACGGGATGCCGCCCAGCGCGCCCACGTGCCCGAACGCCAGCGCCGAGCCCGGCTTGATGCGCACGCGCCAGAACTCCACGCGCGTGTCCATCTCGCGCATCACCGCGCGGACGTGGTCGTGCTCGCCCACGCTGATCCCCGCGCTGGTGACCAGCGCGTCGCACCCGCGCGCGGCCTCCACCATCTCGCGCAGGCTGTCGTGCGTGTCGCGCGCGATGCCGGGGACGCGCGCCTCGATCCCGCTCTCCGCGAGCTGCGCGGCCAGCGCGTAGCTGTTGCTGGAGACGATCTTGCGCCCGGCGCGCACCTCGTCGAAGCGGTCCAGGTCCACCAGCTCGTCGCCCGAGGTGACGACGGCGACGACGGGGCGGCGATGCACCCGCAGCCGCGCCCGCCCCACCGCCGCGGCCACGGCCAGGTGCGGCGCGCGCAGGGTCGTCCCCGCCGCGAGCACCGTCTGCCCGGCGCGGACGTCCTCGCCGCGCGGGCGCACGTTCTTTCCCGCGTCCGCGTCGGAGAAGATGGCGACGCGCGCGTCCGCCGACCCGATCCCCACCCCCCCGTCCGTGTGCTCCACGCGCACCACGCCGTCCGCGCCGGCGGGGACGGGCGCTCCGGTCATGATCCGCGCCGCCTCGCCATCCGCGAGCGCGCGCGCCGGAAAGCCGCCCGCGGCGATGTCGTCGACCACGCGGAGGACGGCGGGGCGATCGCGCGTGGCGCCGCGGACGTCGGCTGCGCGCACCGCGAACCCGTCCATCGCGGAGTTGTCCCACGGCGGCAATTCGACGGGAGATGCGACCTCCTCCGCGAGGATGTGGCCCAGCGCGTCCAGCAGCGGGCGCGCCTCGATGCCGATTGGCCGCACGCCATCGACGATCCGCCGCAGCGCGTCGGCGGGGGAGAGCCAGTCCGCGCGGTCAGCCGGCATCGCGGCCTCCGCCGAGGAACCGCGCCTCGATGAGGTCGGCGACGCGGGCGACGTGCGCACCGTCCGCGCCGAGCGCGATCACGGGGCAGCCGGCGCGCAGTTCCGCGTCGTCGGTCACGATGGCGACGAAGCGCGCGGCGGCGTGCGCATCTCCCGCGTCCTGGACGGGACGGTCGTGCACGGCGCGGCGGAAGATCTCGATCTTCGGCAGCGCGCCGTGCTTCCATCCCTCGATCAGCACCAGGTCGTAGCCGCGGCCCGCGTAGAACTCGGAGATCAGCCGTTCCGGATCCGGCTCGTCGCCGGTGCGCATCACCAGCGCGATCTTGCCGGTGCCGGCCATGATCGTGGCCTCCGCCTGGCCCTCGTTGAAGTGGCGCCAGCTGTCGCGGCCGGGCTGATCGGTCTCGAAGGCGTGATGGCCGTGCTTGATGGTGGCGATGCGCCGCCCGCGCCGCCGCAGCTCGGCCGCGAGCGCCACCGCCAGCGTGGTCTTCCCGCTGTTCTTCTTCCCCACGATGCAGACGGCGGGCGGGATCTCAGGCATTCTCGGCGATCCGGAGGGCGCGACGGTGGTCGTCGGGCGTGTTCACGTTCAGGAAGATGACGTCCGGCTCGCCGAACCGCCGCACGTCGGCCAGGGGGATGCGCTCCGCGCGCACCGCGTCCACCAGCGCCGCCAGCGACCGGTCGCCGGACGCCAGCGCCCGCTCGACGGCGGGGAGGCAGGCGGCGGAGTACCACGCGCACAGCGGCTCGAATCCGCGCCGCCCGCCGCTCTCCGGCACCACCGCGTCCGCATCGCCAGACCCGGCGCGCGTGGCGATCTCGCGCAGCAGGGCGGGGGAGACGAACGGCATGTCGCACGCGACGCAGAGCGCGCCCGGCCGCCCCATCTCCATCGCCCAGCGCAGCGCCGTTTCGATGCCGCCGATCGCGCCGAGCCCCGGCGTCCGGTCGCCGCGCGTGGGGAGATGGAGGTCCGCGAAGAGCGCCGGTTCGTTCGCGACCAGCACCACGTCGCGCACCGCCTCCGCCAGCGCGTCCCGCACCCGCTCCACGATCCGTCGCCCGCCCACCTCCGCCAGCGCCTTGGACGAGCCGAAGCGCCGGCTCGCCCCCCCGGCCAGGATGGCGCCGAGGGGTTGGAAGACGGGATCGGCAGAGGGCGGCAGAATGGCTCCAGTGCGAGGGGTGCGTTTGTGCGCAGCCCGGCTTCCCCCGGCGAATGAATTCGCGGCAACAACGGCCCGAAGTCCGCCTTCGCGGACTGCTGGATTGCATTCGCGCGGTTGTTCGAACGCCGATGCAGCCGCGGCTGGTCGCGATTCAGGCAGCCGCCCGCGCGAATGACCGGGCGGCAGTCGCGAAGCGACTTCGTGCTTTTGTTGCAGCGAATTTATTCGCCCTTCCCCTTCCGCGCATCGGAACGGACCGGGAACGCCTCTTGCGCGCCGGGGTGGGCGAGTGCGAACGGCGCAATCAGGAGCAAGGAGACGAGCGATGGCGGGCTACGACGACGGTTTCGGCGGGCCGCGGGGCGGGTGGCGCGGGCGCCAGGGCGGACCCTACGATCGCGGCTTCCGCGGCCCCGGCGGGATGCCGCAGGGCGGCCGCCCCGGCTACGGCGCATACGGCGGCGGCGACTGGGGCCGCGAGTACGGCGCCGGAAGCGGCCAGGGGCGCCCGATGCACGGCGGCGGCAACTTCGGCGGCGGAACCTACGGCAGCGGCGGCGCGCCGTCCGGCCGCGGCTGGGGCGGCGGCGAGGGCGGCTACCGCGCGAGCGGTCACGGCTTCGGCAGCGGCAACCGTTCGGCTGGGACCGGGCTCGGCAGCGGCGGCCGCTCGGGCGGTTTCGGGATGGGAAGCGGAAACCGCTCCGGCGGCTTCGGGGCTGGCAGCGGAAACCGCTCGTATAGCGGCGGGATGAGCGGCGGCGGAACGCCGGGCGGATGGACGTACCGCGCGGGGATGGACCGCGGCGCGGGCGAGGCGTGGGGCGGCGGACGCGGCGAGTACGGCGGCGCATACGAGGAGTACGGGGGCTATCCCGGCGGCCCGGTGCGTGGCGAGTACTACGGCGGCGGGCGTCCGTCGCAGGGGCGGGGATACGACGCGGGGTTCGCGCGCGAGCCGTTCATGCCCGAGGAGGCGTATCGCCGCCACCCCGAGTACCGGCAGGAGCGGCACCCGCGCGACTGGGAGGCGCACCAGCACGAGTACGGCGACGACGACCTGAGCGACGACGAAATCCGCGAGGCCGTGTACGACCGCATGCACGCCGACGCGTGGCTGGAGCCCGGCCGCATCGAGGTGCAGGTGGAGGACGGCGTGGTCACGCTGACCGGCGAGGTGGACGACTTCCTGAAGGCGCGCTACGCCTGGGACGACGCGTGGGAGGCCGACGGCGTCCGCGGCGTGGTCAACAACCTCACCGTCCGCGCCGACGAGCCCAACGAGGAGCCCCACGGCGACGTGGTCACCCAATCCGGCGGCGACCGCACCAGCCCCGACGACGCTGGCGGGATGAGCTGAGGGGACAGGGGACAGGGCGCGAGCCCGCGGACGGATCTCCATCACCCCGAACGAGACGGGCCCCGGCGCAACTCGCCGGGGCCCGTTCTCACGCGGAAGCAGAACGCACTCATATCACGCACTTCCGCACTCACGCACTCACGCACTTCGGTTCCGTACTCTCGTACTCCCCGTACTTTCGTACGTCCCCTCAGTGCGCTTCCCGATTCCCGTATCCGTCCGCCACCGGGTGGTCGGGCGGCTCGTAGGTGGCGCCCTCCTCGATGGCCTGGCTCGCGTCGTGGGTGCCGTAGGCCTGCGCGTCCAGGTCCTCCACCAGGTGCTGCGCGGTGTCGGACTGGTCCCACGCCGGGGAGCCCAGCTGGTCGTCGGTGTCCAGGTCCTGCGCCACCGCGTCGTCGGCCGCCTCGGGCATCTCGCCGCGGTGCAGCTCGTCGACCACCAGGTCGTTGGTGAAGCTCTGCTCGTCCAGCCCCAGCACGTCCACCACGCCCTTTTCGGCCACCTGCGCCTCGCCGTCGCTCGACACGCGGCCGGAAAGCGTCACGTGGCCGTTGCGCACCGTCACGTCGATCCACCCCATGTCCAGCTCGGGGTACTCGCCCAGGTGCTGCACGACGAGGTCGTAGATCTCGTCGTCGGTCATGGTGGAGAAGTCGTACGTTCCGAAGTCGCCCAGCATCGAGCTCCGTCCCTGTCGGGGTTCAGAAGTGCACCACCGCCCCGATCTGCGCCGAGGAGGCGTTGTTCCACTCGTCGATCTTGCTCTGCGAGACGGAGCGGAACCCCGCGGGCGCCGACTCGTGCCAGAGCCGGCCGTCGAGCTCCAGGCGCAGCGCCACGCGGCGCGTGAGGAACAGGTCCGTTCCCCCGCTCACTCCGAGAGCAAACGATGGGCCGAACTCATAGCGCTCCTGCGCGGGGATGTCGCTTTCCTGCGGGTCCTTGCCGCTGATGGCGCGCGCGTACCCCGCGTTCACGCCGATGAACGGCGCCAGGTTGTGCACCGCGCGCGGCCCCGTCAGGTGGAACAGGAAGCCGGTCTCCACCAGCAGGATCCCCGTGCTCACCCGCCGCCCCGTGTCGATGGGGCGGATCTGCGTGCTGTCGGCGCTGGCGTTCTCGGCGAAGAAGACCTCGCGCTTGCTGGCGATGTACCCCGCCGACGCGCGCAGCGACAGCGGCCCGCTCACCCGCAGCGTGTAGCGCAGCCCGAAGATGGGCGCCGAGCGCGGCCCGATGTCCACCGAGGTGCTGTCGGTGAGCGTCAGGTTGGGGTCGGTGAACACGTAGCCCACGAAAGGCTCCAGCCCCTGCGACGGGTCGATGTAGCGGATGTGCGACGGGATGGTCTGCGCAGCGGCGGGGCGGGCGGCAAGCGCCAGCACGGCCAGCGCGGCAAGGGCGGTCCGCGAAAGTCGAGTCATGCGTGTGAAGGCTGCAAGATGCGTGAGCGGCGGGGAAGCGAACGGCCCCCGCCGCAAGGCCAACGGTCCCGGGACGGGATTCGTCGCGGGACCGTTATAGCGGGCGGAAGCTACGCTTTGTTCCCTGATGCGGCAAGAACGGCGCGGGACAGGGGAGGCGATGGAAGATGGAGATCGGGATGTGGATCGGGATCGGCCGCCGCTCGGCCGCCGTCCGAGGTCGAATTCGAGCAGAGGGACGACAAGTCGCCGGGGCGATGGTCCCGAGGGTCTACCGGCGCGGCCGCAGCTCGCCCGACGCGAGCCGCCGGAGCGCCTCCGCCCGCCGCCGCTCGCGGCGCATCCTGGCGGCCTGCCACGCGGCCGCGGCGGAGCCGAGCACAAGCACGGCGACCAGGGCCAGGCGGACCTTGCTGGCGGGGCGCACAGGAAGCTCGTTCCACCTCTGCTCCGCCGGGAGCGCCGCGATCCCGTTGGCCTCGGGGTGCATCGTCAGCATGTAGGCGGAGAACGGGCCGGCGTGGATCCCCTCTTTGGTGTCCACGATCACCCACTCGTCGCCGTGCCCGCCGTACGCGGGGGTGCGGTGGGCCACGATGTAGCGCTCGCCCCACCCGATCCGGTCCACCGCCCGCCCGGTGTAGGCGTCGGGCTCGTCCCTGCCCGCGGCCTGCAGGTAGTAGAGGTCCTCTTCCTTCTCCAGCTGGTAGTCTCCCACGATGGTGCGCCGCGACAGCCCGAACGGGTCGTGGCACCCCGCCAGCAGCGCGCAGAGCGCCAGCAGCGCCGGAAGCGCTCGCCTCACCCGCCCACCGCGGCCGCGCGCCGCCGCGATTCCGCGCTGGTCGCGGGGGCCAGCACGCGCAGGTCGCGCCCGGTCATCGCCTCGGGCTGGGGGACGCCGATCAGGCCCAGCATGGTCGGGGCGACGTCGCAGAGGGCGCCGTCCGCCAATCCCGTCGCCGTCCTGCGATCTTCCGGCTCCAGGAGGATGATGCCCACGGGGTTCAGCGTGTGCGCGGTGTGGGGGCCGTTGGTCTCCGGGTCCCACATCTGCTCGCAGTTGCCGTGGTCGGCGGAGACGATGAGCGTGGTCCCCGTCTCGCGGCAGGCGGCCACGACCTGCGCCAGCCCGGCATCCACCGCCTCGACCGCCTTCTTCGCCGCCTCGAGCGAGCCGGTGTGGCCCACCATGTCGGGGTTGGCGTAGTTGCAGACCAGCACGTCGTACTCCATCGACCGGATCGCCTCGACGAGGCCCGCGGTGACGTCGGCGGCGCTCATCTCCGGCTGCAGGTCGTACGTGGCCACCTTCGGCGAGGAGACCAGGCGGCGCGATTCCCCCTCCGGCGCTTCCTCGACCCCGCCGTTGAAGAAGAAGGTGACGTGCGGGTACTTCTCCGTCTCGGCGGTGCGGAAGCTCTTCAGCCCGTGCGCCGCCAGCACCTCGGCCAGGATGTCGTCCATCGGCTGCGGCGGGAAGGCGGCGGAGAGGGGAAACGCCTCGTCGTACTGCGTCATGGTGACGACCTCCACCTCGGGCCGCTCCGCCCCGCGGTCGAAACCGTCGAACGCCCGGTCGGCCAGCGCGCGCGTCATCTGCCGCGCCCGGTCCGCGCGGAAGTTGAAGAAGATGACGCCGTCGCCGCTCCGCACCGGGCCGATGGGCCTGCCGTCGGCGTCGACGACCACGCGCGGCTTCACGAACTCGTCGGTCTCGCCCGCCTGGTACGCGGCGGCCACGGCCTGCACGGGGTCGGTGATGGCGATCCCCTCGCCGTACACCATCGCGCGGTAGGCTTGCTGGGTGCGGTCCCAGCGGTGGTCGCGGTCCATCGCCCAGTAGCGCCCCATCAGCGTGGCGATGCGGCACTTCTCCCCGATCCCCGCGCGGCCGGAGAGCTCGGTGAGGAACTCGCGCGCGCTGGAGGGCGGGGTGTCGCGCCCGTCCAGGAAGAGGTGGATGCGGATGGCGGGCGCGGCCTCCTGCTGCGCCAGCTCGCAGAGGGCCAGCAGGTGCTCGTCCACCGCGTGCACGCCGCCGGGGCCCACCAGCCCCATCAGGTGCAGCGTGGCCCCGCGCTCCTTCACGCTGCGGATCAGGCGCAGGAAGGCGTCGTTGCGGCGGAACTCGCCGGTCTCGATGGCGCGCGAGATGCGCTGCAGGCTCTGCATCACCACGCGGCCGGCGCCCAGGTTCAGGTGGCCGACCTCGCTGTTCCCCATCTGCCCCGCGGGAAGCCCCACCGCGGGCCCGTGCGTGGTCAATCGCGCCCGCGGATAATCCCCCTCTTCCCACAGATGCCGCCAGGTGGGCGCGTTTGCCTGGGCCACGGCGTTGTCCCACGCGGGCTCGCGCAGCCCCCATCCGTCGAGGATGACGAAGCAGACGCGGGGGCGTTCCCCCGCCGCAAGATCGGTCACCGGGGCACCTTCCGTGGACGAGTCCTAACGTGATTCCAATTGACAGGCGGGAAGCATGGGCATAGGTTGAGCCCGAACCCGCAACGACCTGTCGACATTCTACGGAGCGCCCGGAAGGTTCCGCCATCCCGGTCCGCTCCTTCCCGTTGACATGCCACGCAAGCCCGCGCGCCACCGCCCCGGCGGAGCGCGCACGCGTCCCATTGCGCACGTGCGTCCCCACACACGAGCGCGACCGGCCGCGACGGCCCGCGGGTGACCTTTGCCGGACGCCGACCTCCCCCACCGGCGTCCGCCCGTTCGCAGTGGCTCCGGGCCCCTCGGCCCGGGACGCAAGACTTCGAGAACCCCGCAGGATCAGCAGCAAGGAGTTGCCATGCCCCGTCGCCGACGCGCCTTCGCCGGACCGCTCGCCGCGTGCGTCCTGGCCGGAACCGCCCTGGGTTTCGCCCTGCCCATGCACTCGCTTCCCCCGGTCACCTGGAGCTCGCGGGCTCCCGCCAGCCCGCACCGGCTGTACCGGCTGAAGGGCGAGAGCGCCTTCCGGCTCGCGGACCTGGCGTTCGGGCGCAGCGGCCAGCTGCGGGTGATGTTCACCGATCCGTACCGCCGCGTGGACCTGCCCATCGAGTGGAACGGCGCGCCGCCGGCGGACCTGCGCTACGAGTGGGTGCCGGTGAACGGAACGCAGCCGCGCTCGCTGCAGGGCGCCGGGTGGGTGGCCGCGGGCTTCACCGCGCCGGCCGAGCAGGGGCAGTGGAAGCTGCAGCTCACCGGCCCCGGCCTCACCCAGCGCGTGGACGAGCTGACGCTGGTGACGCGCGTGCCCTTCAGCGAGAAGCGCGACGGCATCCTGAACGGCTACCGCATCGGGCGCTACGTGGCCGAGAGCAACGGCACCCGCGACGGAGCGTACGCGCCGCCGCCGGGGTTCATCGAGGTGACGCCGTTCAACCAGGACATGCCGGTCAGCACGCACTTCCGGCTGCGGAACTTCCTCACCAAGAACCAGTTCGCCGTGTGGCCCAAGTACCTGGCGCTTGACCTGCGGCTGATCGACAAGCTGGAGCTGGTGATGCAGGAGCTGAACGCCATGGGCGTGCGCACCGAGAGCATGGCGGTGATGAGCGGCTTCCGCACCCCGGCGTACAACCTGGAGGGCGTGGGCGAGGGCGGCCGCGCGCTGTTCTCGCGCCACACCTACGGCGACGCCAGCGACGTGTGGGTGGACAACGACGGCGACGGGTGGATCGACGACCTGAACGGCGACGGCCGCCGCGACACCCGCGACATCCTGGTGATGCTGCGCGCCGTGGAGCGGGTGGAGCGCCGCTACCCGGAGCTGACCGGCGGCGCGGGCGTGTACAACGGCAACGGTGCGCACGGCCCGTTCATCCACATCGACGCCCGCGGCTACCGCGCTCGGTGGGGACTGGAATAGAAGTGCGGAAGTGCGGAAGTGCGTGAGTGCGTAACAGCTAAACGGAGGAAAGGAGACGGCAGCGCCGTCTCCCTTCTTCCGTTTTGCATTCCCGTTCACCCACTCGGCCATGCATTCGCCGACCGGACGAACGGCAGGGTCTCACACGGAGGGAGCGGAGGTAACGGAGGAGGGACGGCAGTTCTCCGTTTCCTCGGCGTGAGACGGTTCTCGATCCTCCATCACTGCGTACTTACGCACTCACGCACTCACGCACTCCCCGCACTTCCGTCTACCAGGTCGTCTTCCGCTCGGAAGAGATGCCCCAGACGAAGCTCACGTCGGCCGTGGGCGCGTTCTCGAGGTTGATGGTGA
Coding sequences within it:
- the mobB gene encoding molybdopterin-guanine dinucleotide biosynthesis protein B, producing the protein MPEIPPAVCIVGKKNSGKTTLAVALAAELRRRGRRIATIKHGHHAFETDQPGRDSWRHFNEGQAEATIMAGTGKIALVMRTGDEPDPERLISEFYAGRGYDLVLIEGWKHGALPKIEIFRRAVHDRPVQDAGDAHAAARFVAIVTDDAELRAGCPVIALGADGAHVARVADLIEARFLGGGRDAG
- a CDS encoding BON domain-containing protein, with the protein product MAGYDDGFGGPRGGWRGRQGGPYDRGFRGPGGMPQGGRPGYGAYGGGDWGREYGAGSGQGRPMHGGGNFGGGTYGSGGAPSGRGWGGGEGGYRASGHGFGSGNRSAGTGLGSGGRSGGFGMGSGNRSGGFGAGSGNRSYSGGMSGGGTPGGWTYRAGMDRGAGEAWGGGRGEYGGAYEEYGGYPGGPVRGEYYGGGRPSQGRGYDAGFAREPFMPEEAYRRHPEYRQERHPRDWEAHQHEYGDDDLSDDEIREAVYDRMHADAWLEPGRIEVQVEDGVVTLTGEVDDFLKARYAWDDAWEADGVRGVVNNLTVRADEPNEEPHGDVVTQSGGDRTSPDDAGGMS
- the mobA gene encoding molybdenum cofactor guanylyltransferase, encoding MARLLAPDCAVRTRPPRRARGVPGPFRCAEGEGRINSLQQKHEVASRLPPGHSRGRLPESRPAAAASAFEQPRECNPAVREGGLRAVVAANSFAGGSRAAHKRTPRTGAILPPSADPVFQPLGAILAGGASRRFGSSKALAEVGGRRIVERVRDALAEAVRDVVLVANEPALFADLHLPTRGDRTPGLGAIGGIETALRWAMEMGRPGALCVACDMPFVSPALLREIATRAGSGDADAVVPESGGRRGFEPLCAWYSAACLPAVERALASGDRSLAALVDAVRAERIPLADVRRFGEPDVIFLNVNTPDDHRRALRIAENA
- a CDS encoding alpha/beta hydrolase, whose protein sequence is MTRTRALALLAAGMAIGGGAVALAGPHRPPPLPAAASRPARAAAWRDPSPHTARMVRTAPGVRLEVLDWGGDGPPLVLLAGSGNTAHVFDGFAPRFTRGFHVVGITRRGFGASCCPAGGYDSPTLAADVVAVLDSLGIARASFAAHSFGGSELNWLAVHAPERVERLVYLDAGVDFAELFAGPEWLNGPFPRPSFEGFRNVPADVTRWLRAFAGPGYPESEVRATSRVEPDGTLGATLRVDSADQKLRGGARRAEFKRIRAPVLAIYAAPRTAGEKYPWMAELDDEKRAVTERRFAVEERILARQRERFRREVPHVTVVEVAGGRHYIFLTHPGVVEERMRRFLSHR
- a CDS encoding potassium channel protein, whose product is MPPDERRNRRKGSERQRRLGVVRAPSPRRVTRPPPMHRLRTSLEDPVRQFQASLLLLLAVMVSGTLGYHWIERLGWLDSAYMTVITVATVGFGEVRPLTPAGRVFTMGLILVGVGTGAWAATRAVEVMLGQTLWLSVQRRRMRQSLAGLRDHYVICGHGRLGTRIERDLRARGEPFVVIDWEEAIEETFLAENIPHVIGDATQDEVLRTAGVERARGLVSALDSDASNVLAVLSARGLNPELLIVARANSESSEPKLRRAGADRVVTPDAIGGHRLALALLRPAVHDLFNEIFSFGVQIAIDVGQITIEPQSPFAGQTVAGCDLRRVRNVSILAVREPGGGFVLNPDAERVVAPGETLIVIGPAEAVYELEAMYSGD
- the glp gene encoding gephyrin-like molybdotransferase Glp; the encoded protein is MPADRADWLSPADALRRIVDGVRPIGIEARPLLDALGHILAEEVASPVELPPWDNSAMDGFAVRAADVRGATRDRPAVLRVVDDIAAGGFPARALADGEAARIMTGAPVPAGADGVVRVEHTDGGVGIGSADARVAIFSDADAGKNVRPRGEDVRAGQTVLAAGTTLRAPHLAVAAAVGRARLRVHRRPVVAVVTSGDELVDLDRFDEVRAGRKIVSSNSYALAAQLAESGIEARVPGIARDTHDSLREMVEAARGCDALVTSAGISVGEHDHVRAVMREMDTRVEFWRVRIKPGSALAFGHVGALGGIPWFGLPGNPVSTMVTFELFVRPALLRMCGRTRIYQRVVRAVARDPISARGELLQIPRLKIEMEDGTAYVRLTGAQGSGIGTSMATADALGIIPAGSELRPGDAVRAVVLGGEPLAEVAYFGE
- a CDS encoding BON domain-containing protein gives rise to the protein MLGDFGTYDFSTMTDDEIYDLVVQHLGEYPELDMGWIDVTVRNGHVTLSGRVSSDGEAQVAEKGVVDVLGLDEQSFTNDLVVDELHRGEMPEAADDAVAQDLDTDDQLGSPAWDQSDTAQHLVEDLDAQAYGTHDASQAIEEGATYEPPDHPVADGYGNREAH
- a CDS encoding MOSC domain-containing protein yields the protein MTMRIASIQVALPREHGDAGAAEPMGRPWTTAFYKEPVEGPVWLGLTNLDGDRQGDPEHHGGPDKAVMCYAAAHYPVWREELGRDLPHGGFGENFTVEGADESGVCIGDVWAVGEARVQVSQPRIPCWKIARRWGMKDLSARVQRTRRTGWYLRVLHEGHVVAGDEIVLLERPHPGWTVRRASDVLYTRPHSVDDVRALASVAALAPGLATVLARYFAQAEAPPDEPRLVGPNAGAA